A region of Argentina anserina chromosome 5, drPotAnse1.1, whole genome shotgun sequence DNA encodes the following proteins:
- the LOC126795742 gene encoding LOW QUALITY PROTEIN: phosphatidylserine decarboxylase proenzyme 2-like (The sequence of the model RefSeq protein was modified relative to this genomic sequence to represent the inferred CDS: inserted 1 base in 1 codon), giving the protein ERERERVGQGSSREDSNGLKHRLHRRRRSRSNSSSHTKHLAAEDFAGIALLTLLRAEMKFKDKWLACLSFGEQXTQTSDQTDKPVWNSQKKLLLEKNGPHVARISVYETNKMHKNTLIGYCEIGLLEFLNRELESDSSSLSETLNLLDPSSPDKVVGQISVSISVEDPIETEKSFARRILSIVDYNEDGHLSLSEFSDLITAFGNQVAVNKKEEMFKAADKNGDGVVSMDELADLLAIQQEKEPLMNCCPVCGETLEVSDRLNHMIHLTLCFDEGTGKQVMTGGFLTDKQANYGWMFKLSEWVNFSSYDIGLNSGSSGSRILVFDRRTKTLVEELIDGKIALSMRAIYQSKLGLGLMDTGAKDVLQSISEKQGRKMNSVESAKEIPKFIEFFRDQLNLAEVKYPLEHFKTFNQFFVRELKPGARPIACPERDDVAVCGADCRLTAFRTIDESLRFWIKGRKFSVQGLLGKDICSSAFIDGTLVIFRLAPQDYHRFHSPVSGTVEQFVDVPGCLYTVNPIAVNSKYCNVFTENKRVVSIISTKEFGKVAFIAIGATMVGSISFLKKERDRVKKGDEDAIQIDEDLLANSARSLETLVYVGMKLGVSKKQANVGLPNLQNCVLQD; this is encoded by the exons gagagagagagagagagagtggggCAGGGAAGCTCCAGAGAAGACTCCAATGGCCTCAAGCACCGCCTCCACCGTCGTCGCCGTAGCCGCTCCAATTCCTCCTCCCATACCAAACACCTCGCCGCCGAGGATTTCGCCGGCATCGCTCTCCTCACCCTCCTCCGA GCGGAGATGAAGTTCAAGGACAAATGGCTGGCCTGTCTTTCCTTCGGAGAGC TTACGCAGACCTCCGACCA AACAGACAAACCTGTTTGGAACTCT CAAAAGAAGCTTCTTTTGGAAAAAAATGGGCCTCATGTTGCAAGGATCTCAGTGTATGAG ACAAATAAAATGCATAAAAACACTCTGATAGGATATTGTGAGATTGGTCTACTGGAATTTCTAAACAGG GAATTAGAATCCGATTCCAGTTCCTTGAGTGAGACACTGAACCTGTTGGATCCATCATCACCAGACAAAGTTGTGGGACAAATATCTGTTTCAATATCTGTTGAG GACCCAATTGAAACAGaaaagagttttgcaagacgAATTTTATCCATAGTG GACTACAATGAAGATGGACACTTATCATTGTCTGAATTTTCTGACTTAATTACTGCTTTTGGGAATCAAGTGGCAGTGAACAAG AAAGAGGAGATGTTCAAAGCAGCTGACAAGAATGGGGATGGTGTTGTTAGCATGGATGAGTTGGCTGACCTTCTTGCCATTCAACAAGAAAA GGAACCACTAATGAATTGCTGTCCCGTTTGTGGCGAGACCCTTGAAGTTTCAGATCGACTGAACCACATGATTCATTTGACCCTGTGTTTTGATGAAGGAACTGGAAAACAGGTTATGACTGGAGGATTTTTGACAGATAAACAGGCGAATTACGG GTGGATGTTTAAGCTTAGTGAATGGGTCAATTTTTCATCTTATGACATTGGTTTAAACTCTGGATCAAGTGGTTCCCGTATTCTG GTTTTTGATCGGAGGACAAAGACACTTGTAGAAGAATTGATAGATGGAAAGATTGCCTTGTCAATGAGAGCCATCTACCAGTCGAAACTAGGGCTTGGCCTTATGGATACAG GGGCTAAGGACGTCTTGCAGAGCATCTCCGAAAAGCAGGGGCGGAAAATGAACTCGGTGGAATCTGCTAAAGAGATACCAAAATTCATTGAATTTTTTAGG GATCAACTAAATTTGGCTGAAGTCAAGTACCCTTTGGAACATTTCAAG ACATTCAATCAATTTTTCGTGAGAGAGTTAAAGCCTGGTGCAAGACCAATTGCCTGCCCAGAACGTGATGACGTTGCCGTCTGTGGTGCAGATTGTCGTCTTACAGCATTCAGAACTATTGATGAAAGTCTAAGATTTTGGATTAAG GGTCGGAAATTTTCAGTTCAAGGACTTCTGGGGAAAGATATATGTTCTAGTGCTTTTATTGACGGAACATTGGTCATCTTTCGCTTGGCACCACAG GATTATCATCGTTTTCATAGTCCTGTTTCTGGAACTGTTGAGCAGTTTGTAGATGTACCTGGATGTTTATATACG GTTAATCCTATAGCTGTTAATAGCAAGTATTGTAATGTCTTCACTGAGAACAAGCGAGTAGTATCGATTATATCAACAAAGGAGTTTGGAAAG GTGGCTTTCATTGCAATCGGTGCAACTATGGTTGGCAGCATCAGCTTCttgaaaaaagagagagaccgTGTAAAGAAAGGAGATGAG GATGCAATTCAGATAGATGAGGATCTCTTGGCCAATAGTGCACGGTCGCTGGAGACCTTGGTGTATGTTGGAATGAAGTTGGGCGTCTCGAAGAAACAAGCCAACGTTGGGTTGCCAAACTTACAGAACTGTGTGTTGCAGGATTAA
- the LOC126794327 gene encoding cytochrome P450 94A1-like — MFLQLLAFSPLLLLPLLFFILKLSGDSKTANSKLPKSYPIIGSFPAIYKNRSNRFPWITDLVKTSPTSTISMHHSPGHRIVITANPAVVQHILKTKFHIYQKGKSFRTTLQDLLGDGIFNADGDNWKFQRQLSSHEFNTKSLRKFVEQVVDTELYDRLVPILSKSSSNRTVLDFQDILQRFAFDNICKIGFGYDPEYLLPSLPQAKFAVAFDDAVQISGERLNSMRIVWKIKRAFGIGSESHLRRVVSEVRQFANTIVKQKKSEMDEMKTSESHDLLSRFLSSGHSEEKFVTDIVISFILAGRDTTSAALTWFFWLIANHPNVEDEILKEINEKVETGAGYDEAKDMVYTHAALCESMRLYPPVPTDGKEAVEDDVLPDGTEVKKGTTVSYHVYAMGRMEQIWGEDWAQFRPERWLEHDMAADKWKFVAKDSFSYPVFQAGPRICLGKEMAFLQMKRVVGGVLKRFKIVPEKRENGKEPEFVGYLTGKMKGGFPVTVVERA; from the coding sequence ATGTTTCTCCAGCTGTTagctttctcccctcttctccttctcccttTGCTTTTCTTCATCCTCAAGCTTTCCGGCGACTCGAAAACCGCCAACAGCAAGCTCCCCAAATCTTACCCAATTATAGGATCCTTTCCTGCCATTTACAAAAACCGTTCCAATAGATTCCCGTGGATCACTGACCTTGTCAAAACCTCCCCCACATCTACTATTTCCATGCACCATTCTCCTGGCCACCGCATAGTCATCACTGCCAATCCCGCCGTGGTCCAGCACATCCTCAAGACAAAGTTCCATATATACCAGAAGGGCAAGTCCTTCCGTACCACTCTCCAGGACCTCCTCGGTGACGGCATTTTCAACGCCGATGGTGACAACTGGAAGTTCCAAAGACAACTCTCCAGTCATGAATTCAATACCAAATCGCTGAGGAAGTTCGTTGAACAGGTAGTTGATACCGAACTTTACGACAGACTAGTCCCTATTTTATCGAAATCTTCTAGCAATCGAACCGTTCTTGATTTCCAAGACATTCTCCAACGGTTTGCATTTGACAACATATGTAAAATCGGGTTCGGATACGACCCCGAGTATCTCCTTCCTTCTCTACCGCAAGCGAAATTCGCTGTGGCATTCGATGATGCGGTCCAGATCAGTGGCGAGAGGTTAAATTCTATGCGTATAGTGTGGAAGATCAAGCGAGCTTTCGGGATCGGATCGGAAAGCCATCTTCGTCGGGTGGTTTCCGAAGTCCGTCAATTCGCGAATACCATagtcaaacaaaagaagagcGAAATGGACGAGATGAAGACTTCGGAGTCTCACGATTTGCTGTCTCGATTCTTGAGCTCTGGCCACTCTGAAGAGAAGTTTGTCACCGACATCGTCATCAGCTTCATTCTCGCCGGAAGGGACACGACCTCGGCAGCACTGACATGGTTCTTCTGGCTGATAGCAAACCATCCTAACGTTGAAGACGAAATTCTCAAGGAGATCAATGAGAAAGTGGAGACCGGAGCCGGATATGACGAAGCCAAGGACATGGTGTACACACACGCGGCACTGTGCGAGAGCATGAGGCTGTATCCGCCGGTTCCGACAGACGGCAAAGAGGCTGTAGAAGACGACGTTTTACCGGACGGCACTGAAGTGAAGAAAGGGACGACGGTGTCGTACCACGTTTACGCGATGGGGCGGATGGAGCAAATATGGGGTGAGGATTGGGCGCAGTTCCGACCGGAGAGGTGGTTGGAGCATGACATGGCGGCGGACAAGTGGAAGTTCGTGGCGAAGGACTCGTTTAGCTACCCGGTGTTTCAGGCGGGGCCAAGGATCTGTTTGGGGAAGGAGATGGCGTTTTTGCAGATGAAGAGAGTGGTGGGTGGCGTTTTGAAGAGGTTTAAGATTGTGCCGGAGAAGAGGGAGAATGGGAAGGAGCCAGAATTCGTTGGGTACCTCACCGGAAAGATGAAAGGTGGGTTTCCGGTGACTGTTGTGGAGAGGGCATAA